A single region of the Streptomyces virginiae genome encodes:
- a CDS encoding TraR/DksA family transcriptional regulator: protein MGDASGHGHDERDPSVLAAARARLAADRADTLVRTAALGRDFDGIVAANALIAVDDEHDPEGASTAFERAHVAALLVQAREHLEELDRALRRLEHGEYGHCEGCGMTIAPARLEIRPAATTCIHCARSAGPDAVMRRGAPGSSLDVP from the coding sequence ATGGGTGATGCATCCGGGCACGGCCATGACGAGCGCGATCCGTCCGTCCTCGCGGCCGCCCGCGCACGTCTCGCGGCCGACCGCGCCGACACCCTCGTACGGACGGCCGCTCTGGGCCGCGACTTCGACGGCATCGTCGCGGCGAACGCCTTGATCGCGGTCGACGACGAGCACGACCCCGAAGGGGCGTCGACCGCCTTCGAGCGGGCCCACGTCGCCGCCCTGCTGGTGCAGGCACGTGAGCACCTCGAAGAGCTCGACCGAGCACTGCGACGGCTGGAGCACGGCGAGTACGGGCACTGTGAAGGCTGCGGCATGACGATCGCGCCCGCACGCCTGGAGATCCGTCCGGCGGCGACCACCTGCATCCACTGCGCCCGGTCCGCCGGGCCGGACGCGGTGATGCGAAGGGGCGCCCCGGGTTCGTCTCTCGACGTACCCTGA
- a CDS encoding alpha/beta hydrolase: MKRFAPLLAAAGLIATTVPLLSATQASAAPTADHLRQKPAWQRCSPEQPASYECATLKVPLDYRRPDGRTIDLAISRIKSENPAKRHGAMLLNPGGPGGSGLDLPLLMSAAMPKDVRESYDLIGFDPRGVGASSPITCGLTAAEESFDRAYRPESFGSDVTWARTVADKCREKAGSVLPYVTTRNTARDMDTIRAVLGERKLSYLGYSYGTYLGAVYSQMFPDRTDRFVLDSGVDPQRIWRGMIQVWATEAEPAFARWTRWAAQRSAEYGLGDTPKAVSETFWDLVARADKEPFEFEGMKVDGDLIRTTRAVFFYPAQATPMVAALKAASEGKPLPGGTTATELKRLLTGGSAAEPASDNGTAVFWAVACGDTGSWPRYTEQYERDAVKDKARYPLYGDFASNIKPCAFWDRPVEAATPMHKKANVLTVQNEWDSQTPLVSGQGLHKALKGSRMVLAMGGEGHGVYLFDPTSCANAPVNAYLTTGKLPAQDVTCQNPPAAAERQGAEAPAKPLPFPSTPGRF; this comes from the coding sequence ATGAAACGCTTCGCACCGCTGCTCGCCGCCGCCGGACTCATCGCGACCACCGTGCCCCTGCTGTCCGCGACGCAGGCCTCCGCCGCCCCGACCGCGGACCACCTTCGGCAGAAACCCGCCTGGCAGCGCTGCAGCCCCGAGCAGCCGGCCTCGTACGAGTGCGCGACGCTCAAGGTCCCGCTCGACTACCGGCGTCCCGACGGGCGCACGATCGACCTCGCCATATCCCGGATCAAGAGCGAGAACCCGGCCAAGCGGCACGGCGCCATGCTGCTGAACCCCGGCGGCCCGGGCGGTTCCGGCCTCGACCTGCCGTTGCTGATGAGCGCGGCGATGCCGAAGGACGTACGGGAGAGCTACGACCTCATCGGCTTCGACCCCCGCGGGGTGGGCGCCAGCAGTCCGATCACCTGCGGACTGACCGCCGCCGAGGAGAGCTTCGACCGGGCCTACCGACCGGAGAGCTTCGGCTCCGACGTGACCTGGGCGCGTACCGTCGCCGACAAGTGCCGGGAGAAGGCCGGTTCGGTGCTTCCGTACGTCACCACCCGCAACACGGCCCGGGACATGGACACGATCCGTGCGGTCCTCGGCGAGCGCAAGCTCTCCTACCTGGGCTACTCGTACGGGACCTACCTCGGCGCGGTGTACTCCCAGATGTTCCCGGACCGTACGGACCGCTTCGTGCTCGACAGCGGCGTGGACCCGCAGCGGATCTGGCGCGGCATGATCCAGGTCTGGGCCACCGAGGCCGAACCCGCCTTCGCGCGGTGGACGCGGTGGGCGGCGCAGCGGTCGGCCGAGTACGGGCTGGGCGACACTCCGAAGGCCGTGTCCGAGACCTTCTGGGACCTGGTGGCGCGGGCCGACAAGGAGCCGTTCGAGTTCGAGGGCATGAAGGTCGACGGCGACCTGATCCGCACCACGCGCGCGGTGTTCTTCTACCCGGCGCAGGCCACCCCGATGGTCGCGGCCCTGAAGGCCGCGTCCGAGGGCAAGCCGTTGCCCGGGGGGACGACCGCGACGGAACTCAAGCGGCTCCTGACCGGCGGCTCGGCGGCCGAGCCCGCCTCGGACAACGGCACCGCCGTGTTCTGGGCCGTGGCGTGCGGGGACACCGGCAGTTGGCCCCGCTACACGGAGCAGTACGAGCGGGACGCGGTGAAGGACAAGGCCAGGTACCCGCTGTACGGGGACTTCGCGTCCAACATCAAGCCGTGCGCCTTCTGGGACCGGCCGGTCGAGGCGGCCACGCCGATGCACAAGAAGGCGAACGTGCTGACGGTGCAGAACGAGTGGGACTCCCAGACCCCGCTGGTGAGCGGCCAGGGCCTGCACAAGGCCCTCAAGGGCTCGCGGATGGTGCTGGCGATGGGCGGTGAGGGCCACGGCGTGTACCTCTTCGACCCCACCTCCTGCGCCAACGCCCCGGTGAACGCGTACCTGACCACGGGCAAGCTCCCCGCCCAGGACGTGACCTGCCAGAACCCGCCGGCCGCCGCCGAGCGGCAGGGCGCGGAGGCGCCCGCGAAGCCGCTGCCGTTCCCGTCCACGCCCGGACGGTTCTGA
- a CDS encoding PaaI family thioesterase translates to MTISPADADKILGDNFAPWVLALGLTVEETGERHAVLRLPWSDELARDGGGLSGQAMMAAADTATVIAISAARGAYGPMTTVQQSTSFQRPVVGADVLIHVRVTKLGKRMAFADITLTPEGATDPAATASTVYALLG, encoded by the coding sequence GTGACGATCTCACCCGCAGACGCAGACAAGATCCTCGGCGACAACTTCGCCCCCTGGGTGCTCGCCCTCGGACTGACCGTCGAGGAGACCGGGGAGCGGCACGCCGTACTGCGGCTGCCCTGGTCCGACGAGCTGGCCCGGGACGGCGGCGGCCTCTCGGGCCAGGCCATGATGGCGGCCGCCGACACGGCCACCGTCATCGCGATCTCCGCCGCCCGCGGCGCCTACGGGCCGATGACCACCGTCCAGCAGTCCACCAGCTTCCAGCGGCCGGTGGTCGGGGCCGACGTACTGATCCACGTCCGGGTCACCAAGCTCGGCAAGCGGATGGCCTTCGCCGACATCACCCTGACCCCCGAGGGCGCCACGGACCCGGCGGCCACGGCCTCCACGGTGTACGCCCTGCTCGGCTAG
- a CDS encoding SCO0930 family lipoprotein encodes MRREIFAGSAVAVLMLTTAACGSSDNYGGKAPAVQPVGDSKQVGSGYGDPYGSGSGAAPAGAADKSGPAGELKVSEIQGLGSGVTDSAGITLYRFDKDTPKPPKSNCEGDCAAAWPAVAANDASVSAGIDAALLGSVERSDGTKQLTLAGWPVYRYAKDVKAGDALGEGVGGTWHVLGPGGKPAGAGKGAAAGAEKEEKEEKPAAEAKGGELTAVQNPELGTLVEDAEGKTLYRFDKDSAWPMKIGCVGACTDTWKPALPVDKNKVSGIAPELIGKVKRPDGTEQLTIDCWPVYSFTGDKEPGDTTGHNNKGLWFAITDKGKKAKVVG; translated from the coding sequence ATGCGTCGTGAGATATTCGCCGGGTCGGCGGTCGCGGTACTGATGTTGACAACAGCCGCATGCGGAAGCTCCGACAATTACGGGGGAAAGGCCCCTGCGGTACAGCCGGTGGGCGACAGCAAACAGGTCGGATCCGGTTACGGCGACCCGTACGGAAGCGGTTCGGGAGCCGCCCCGGCGGGCGCCGCCGACAAGAGCGGCCCGGCCGGCGAGCTGAAGGTGAGCGAGATCCAGGGCCTGGGATCCGGGGTCACCGACAGCGCGGGCATCACGCTCTACCGGTTCGACAAGGACACGCCGAAGCCGCCCAAGTCCAACTGCGAGGGTGACTGCGCGGCGGCCTGGCCGGCGGTCGCCGCGAACGACGCCTCGGTCAGCGCGGGCATCGACGCGGCGCTCCTCGGCTCCGTCGAACGCTCCGACGGCACCAAGCAACTCACGCTCGCCGGATGGCCCGTGTACCGCTACGCGAAGGACGTCAAGGCCGGCGACGCGCTCGGTGAAGGCGTCGGCGGAACCTGGCACGTCCTGGGCCCGGGCGGGAAGCCGGCCGGGGCCGGCAAGGGCGCGGCGGCAGGTGCCGAGAAGGAGGAGAAGGAGGAGAAGCCGGCCGCCGAGGCCAAGGGCGGCGAGCTCACCGCCGTGCAGAACCCGGAGCTCGGAACCCTCGTCGAGGACGCGGAGGGCAAGACGCTCTACCGCTTCGACAAGGACAGCGCCTGGCCCATGAAGATCGGCTGTGTCGGCGCCTGCACGGACACCTGGAAGCCGGCCCTGCCTGTCGACAAGAACAAGGTAAGCGGAATCGCACCTGAATTGATTGGAAAGGTGAAGCGGCCCGACGGGACCGAGCAATTGACGATCGACTGCTGGCCCGTTTACTCCTTCACCGGTGACAAGGAGCCCGGAGACACCACGGGGCACAACAACAAGGGTCTCTGGTTCGCCATCACCGACAAGGGCAAGAAAGCGAAGGTCGTCGGCTAA
- a CDS encoding DUF6381 family protein, translated as MSSDKQWSDDVVRMRRDAEALELRAQRADDAAERAQLMEKAVSLRVKCEELGGPESATMDPM; from the coding sequence ATGAGCAGCGACAAGCAGTGGAGCGATGACGTCGTGCGGATGCGCCGGGACGCCGAGGCACTGGAGCTGAGGGCGCAGCGGGCCGACGATGCCGCGGAACGAGCGCAGCTGATGGAGAAGGCCGTGAGCCTGCGTGTGAAGTGCGAGGAGCTGGGTGGCCCGGAGAGCGCCACGATGGACCCCATGTAG
- a CDS encoding NADPH-dependent 2,4-dienoyl-CoA reductase, translating into MSSQSRYPHLLSPLDLGFTTLPNRVIMGSMHTGLEEHQGGFERLAAFYAERARGGAGLIVTGGISPNDAGRPFEGGSRLTTEDEAAEHRVITEAVHAEGGKIAMQILHFGRYAYHKDLVAPSALQAPISPFVPNELSDAEVERTVEDFVRAARLAKLAGYDGVEIMGSEGYLVNEFIAAATNKRTDRWGGAYENRVRFPLEIVRRTRAAVGEDFILIYRLSMLDLIPGGSTLDEVVHLAKEIEAAGATIINTGIGWHEARIPTIATSVPRGAYTWVTKRLMGAVSVPLVTSNRINTPEIAEELLADGRADLVSLARPFLADADFVAKAAAGRSETINTCIGCNQACLDHTFSGKITSCLVNPRACHETELVLSPTRTKKRVAVVGAGPAGLACSVSAAGRGHAVTLFEASGHIGGQLDVARRIPGKEEFEETIRYFGTQLVESGVEVRLNTRADVETLQGYDEVVVATGVTPRTPDIEGVDHANVVNYLDVLRDGAPVGERVAVVGAGGIGFDVAEFLTDSGEGASQDPDVYFRHWGVDTTYTGPGGLTAPERPAPPRQVHLLQRKATKVGKDLGTTTGWIHRAELKHRGVVSVAGATYDRIDDQGLHITVGGEQHLVPADTVVLCTGQEPRRDLYEALRAAGVEAHLIGGADVAAELDAKRAIKQGTELAAGL; encoded by the coding sequence ATGAGTTCCCAGAGCCGGTACCCGCACCTGCTGAGCCCCCTGGACCTCGGCTTCACCACCCTGCCGAACCGCGTGATCATGGGCTCGATGCACACCGGCCTCGAAGAGCACCAGGGCGGCTTCGAGCGGCTCGCCGCCTTCTACGCCGAGCGCGCCCGCGGCGGCGCCGGCCTGATCGTCACCGGCGGCATCTCCCCGAACGACGCCGGCCGCCCCTTCGAGGGAGGCTCCCGCCTCACCACCGAGGACGAGGCCGCCGAGCACCGGGTGATCACCGAGGCCGTGCACGCCGAGGGCGGGAAGATCGCCATGCAGATCCTCCACTTCGGCCGCTACGCCTACCACAAGGACCTGGTGGCCCCCAGCGCCCTCCAGGCCCCCATCAGCCCCTTCGTCCCGAACGAGCTCAGCGACGCCGAGGTCGAGCGCACCGTCGAGGACTTCGTCCGCGCCGCCCGCCTCGCCAAGCTCGCGGGCTACGACGGCGTCGAGATCATGGGCTCCGAGGGCTACCTGGTCAACGAGTTCATCGCCGCCGCGACGAACAAGCGCACCGACCGCTGGGGCGGCGCCTACGAGAACCGCGTGCGTTTCCCGCTGGAGATCGTCCGGCGCACCCGCGCGGCCGTCGGCGAGGACTTCATCCTGATCTACCGCCTCTCCATGCTCGACCTCATCCCCGGCGGCTCCACCCTCGACGAGGTCGTCCACCTCGCCAAGGAGATCGAGGCGGCCGGCGCCACCATCATCAACACCGGCATCGGCTGGCACGAGGCCCGCATCCCCACCATCGCGACCTCCGTCCCGCGCGGCGCCTACACCTGGGTCACCAAGCGGCTGATGGGCGCGGTGAGCGTCCCCCTCGTCACCAGCAACCGCATCAACACCCCGGAGATCGCCGAGGAACTGCTCGCCGACGGGCGCGCGGACCTGGTCTCCCTGGCCCGCCCCTTCCTGGCCGACGCCGACTTCGTCGCCAAGGCCGCCGCCGGCCGCTCCGAGACCATCAACACCTGCATCGGCTGCAACCAGGCCTGCCTCGACCACACCTTCAGCGGCAAGATCACCAGCTGCCTGGTCAACCCGCGCGCCTGCCACGAGACCGAGCTCGTGCTGTCCCCGACCCGGACCAAGAAGCGCGTCGCCGTCGTCGGCGCCGGTCCGGCCGGTCTCGCCTGCTCCGTCTCCGCCGCCGGCCGCGGCCACGCCGTCACCCTCTTCGAGGCCTCCGGCCACATCGGCGGCCAGCTCGACGTCGCCCGCCGCATCCCCGGCAAGGAGGAGTTCGAGGAGACCATCCGCTACTTCGGCACCCAGCTCGTGGAGTCCGGCGTCGAGGTCCGCCTGAACACCCGCGCCGACGTGGAGACCCTCCAGGGCTACGACGAGGTCGTCGTCGCCACCGGCGTCACCCCCCGCACCCCCGACATCGAGGGCGTGGACCACGCCAACGTCGTCAACTACCTCGACGTGCTCCGCGACGGCGCACCCGTCGGCGAACGCGTCGCCGTCGTCGGCGCCGGCGGCATCGGCTTCGACGTCGCCGAGTTCCTCACCGACAGCGGCGAGGGCGCCTCCCAGGACCCCGACGTCTACTTCCGCCACTGGGGCGTGGACACCACGTACACCGGCCCCGGCGGGCTCACCGCCCCCGAGCGCCCCGCGCCGCCCCGCCAGGTCCACCTCCTCCAGCGCAAGGCCACCAAGGTCGGCAAGGACCTCGGCACCACCACCGGCTGGATCCACCGCGCGGAGCTCAAGCACCGGGGCGTCGTCTCCGTCGCGGGGGCCACGTACGACCGCATCGACGACCAGGGCCTGCACATCACCGTCGGCGGCGAACAGCACCTCGTGCCCGCCGACACGGTGGTCCTGTGCACCGGCCAGGAACCGCGCCGCGACCTGTACGAGGCCCTGCGCGCCGCCGGCGTCGAGGCCCACCTGATCGGCGGCGCCGACGTGGCCGCCGAGCTCGACGCCAAGCGGGCCATCAAGCAGGGCACGGAACTGGCCGCCGGCCTCTGA
- a CDS encoding SRPBCC family protein: MSGQFEASVEIDRPVEAVFAYLADGRHDPEFSPRVQEITKTPDGPTALGTVFRSTVKDAGMKTGREFRIVGLDAPHLIRWTEQSRNLVTAEGGYDLEPLPGGRTRVRIFNTLEGHGLGKLLVGLALGAARKDAPDFGRRIKAAAEASLPPR, translated from the coding sequence ATGTCCGGACAGTTCGAGGCGAGTGTCGAGATCGACCGACCGGTGGAGGCGGTGTTCGCCTATCTGGCCGACGGGCGGCACGACCCCGAGTTCAGCCCCCGCGTCCAGGAGATCACCAAGACCCCGGACGGCCCCACGGCCCTCGGCACGGTCTTCCGCAGCACGGTCAAGGACGCCGGGATGAAGACCGGCCGCGAATTCCGCATCGTCGGCCTGGACGCGCCGCACCTGATCCGCTGGACGGAGCAGAGCCGCAACCTCGTCACGGCGGAGGGCGGCTACGACCTCGAACCCCTCCCCGGCGGCCGCACCCGCGTCCGCATCTTCAACACCCTCGAAGGCCACGGGCTCGGCAAACTGCTCGTCGGCCTGGCCCTCGGCGCGGCCCGCAAGGACGCCCCCGACTTCGGCCGGCGCATCAAGGCGGCCGCGGAGGCCTCCCTCCCTCCCCGGTAG
- a CDS encoding NADH-quinone oxidoreductase subunit NuoF family protein, translating to MSGLPRPSLGCVGAPRLLAGLDQAARLDRVAHLTTHGQMPRYRPEELVDLADNIDLRGRGGAGFPFAKKLRSVMRSARAGDGQTAVVVNGSEGEPSCLKDTALLLHTPHLVLDGALLAAAALNSEDVVVGVTRGDVEQSLREAVAERGPAGRRVQITRLPERFVTGESTAHVNGLNGGPTLPSGQKVRTSDRGLNGVPTLFSNTETFAQLAVAARLGALDFRATGLPSEPGTIMLTIAGTTAVETPSGAALSYILELCGTDPGQGVLVGGYHGKWLDPASARAAEISRESLDRLGARLGAGAVLPLPMDTCPAGEVARVTRWMAKESAGQCGPCVRGLPAMADVLDDAIRGGGRPALEMLELRMKAVLKRGACSHPDGTSAFVASALRTFPDEFRDHALGSGCGRRVLGALPLPEDEESPERLLVDWTLCKGHGLCVDVLPDVVRLDLDGFPAEASMVVPRQLRQKAQRAVRRCPALALRIQD from the coding sequence ATGAGCGGCCTCCCACGCCCCAGCCTCGGCTGTGTGGGCGCGCCCCGGCTGCTGGCCGGGCTCGACCAGGCCGCGCGGCTCGACCGCGTGGCCCATTTGACGACACACGGCCAGATGCCCCGCTACCGGCCGGAGGAGCTCGTCGACCTCGCCGACAACATCGACCTCCGCGGCCGCGGCGGCGCGGGCTTCCCCTTCGCCAAGAAGCTGCGCTCCGTCATGCGCTCGGCACGCGCCGGGGACGGACAGACCGCCGTCGTCGTCAACGGCAGTGAGGGCGAGCCGAGTTGCCTCAAGGACACCGCACTCCTGCTGCACACCCCCCATCTGGTGCTCGACGGGGCCCTGCTGGCCGCGGCCGCGTTGAACTCCGAGGACGTCGTGGTGGGCGTCACCCGGGGGGACGTGGAGCAGTCGCTGCGGGAGGCCGTCGCGGAACGCGGCCCGGCGGGCCGCCGGGTGCAGATCACCCGGCTCCCCGAACGGTTCGTCACCGGCGAGAGCACGGCGCACGTGAACGGTCTGAACGGCGGCCCGACGCTGCCTTCCGGACAGAAGGTGCGCACCAGTGACCGAGGCCTGAACGGGGTACCCACCCTGTTCTCCAACACCGAGACCTTCGCCCAGCTGGCCGTCGCCGCCCGGCTCGGCGCACTCGACTTCCGCGCGACCGGCCTGCCCAGCGAGCCGGGCACCATCATGCTGACCATCGCGGGCACCACGGCCGTCGAGACACCGAGCGGGGCCGCGCTGTCCTACATCCTGGAACTGTGCGGAACCGATCCGGGCCAGGGCGTGCTGGTCGGCGGCTATCACGGCAAATGGCTCGATCCGGCGTCCGCGCGCGCCGCCGAGATCTCCCGCGAGTCCCTCGACCGGCTCGGCGCGCGACTGGGCGCGGGGGCGGTGCTGCCGCTGCCCATGGACACCTGCCCGGCCGGCGAAGTGGCACGCGTGACCCGCTGGATGGCGAAGGAGTCGGCCGGCCAGTGCGGCCCCTGCGTACGCGGGCTGCCCGCCATGGCCGACGTACTGGACGATGCCATTCGGGGTGGGGGAAGACCCGCCCTGGAGATGCTGGAGCTCCGGATGAAGGCGGTGCTCAAACGCGGCGCGTGCAGCCATCCGGACGGCACCTCGGCCTTCGTCGCCTCCGCGCTGCGCACCTTCCCCGACGAGTTCCGGGACCACGCGCTCGGCAGCGGCTGCGGCCGGCGGGTGCTGGGCGCCCTTCCACTGCCCGAGGACGAGGAGAGTCCGGAGCGACTGCTGGTCGACTGGACCCTGTGCAAGGGCCACGGGCTCTGCGTGGACGTCCTGCCCGATGTGGTCCGCCTCGACCTGGACGGCTTCCCCGCGGAGGCGTCCATGGTCGTACCCCGCCAGTTGCGGCAGAAGGCGCAGCGCGCCGTGCGCCGCTGCCCGGCCCTCGCGCTGCGCATCCAGGACTGA
- a CDS encoding PucR family transcriptional regulator, giving the protein MEEALLTVLGYQEQPREQAPDAHDEQAESEDEIENQVKIESQFDSKVEHEIEVGIAARHECEVTHEGRHEGLCEARTEARNESRNEGLRDGHRQGLREVRNEGLREARQESRHEARHEGVREIDRARHDLFKTLTDDRDASEMSLSELAEAAGWPLPLAVRAIVPATPGETQQLAAALDHCLVGMFAGRPCLLVPSPEPDTRAPLENLLRGRFAAVGHAVPLRDTASSLRWALRLAALTPARPGVEARPVFVDDHLSTLLLLQDEPLAHALAARWLRPLADLTPRQSERLEVTLLAWLEGGGAPEAAKALSVHPQTVRYRMRQLEKLFGTGLRDPRTRFELEMALRSRRLMAQVRRQHSRVGRRAARVIQADFTPVVVGRMARVNGL; this is encoded by the coding sequence GTGGAAGAGGCTCTCCTCACCGTCCTCGGCTACCAGGAACAGCCCCGGGAACAAGCACCGGACGCGCATGATGAACAGGCCGAGAGCGAGGACGAGATCGAGAACCAGGTCAAGATCGAGAGCCAGTTCGACAGCAAGGTCGAGCACGAGATCGAAGTCGGGATCGCGGCCAGGCACGAGTGCGAGGTCACGCACGAGGGCCGGCACGAAGGTCTTTGTGAGGCCCGCACCGAGGCCCGGAACGAGTCCCGTAACGAGGGTCTCCGGGACGGGCATCGCCAGGGTCTGCGCGAAGTCCGCAACGAAGGCCTGCGCGAAGCCCGGCAGGAGAGCCGGCACGAGGCCCGACACGAAGGCGTCCGCGAGATCGATCGGGCGCGGCACGACCTCTTCAAGACCCTCACCGATGACAGGGACGCATCCGAGATGTCCCTCAGCGAGCTCGCGGAGGCGGCCGGCTGGCCTCTCCCGCTCGCCGTCCGGGCCATCGTGCCCGCCACGCCCGGCGAGACCCAGCAGCTCGCCGCCGCACTGGACCACTGCCTCGTCGGCATGTTCGCGGGCCGTCCGTGCCTGCTCGTCCCCAGTCCCGAACCGGACACCCGCGCCCCGCTGGAAAACCTGCTCCGCGGCCGCTTCGCTGCCGTGGGCCACGCCGTACCGCTCCGCGACACGGCCTCCTCGCTGCGCTGGGCCCTGCGCCTGGCCGCACTGACACCGGCCCGTCCCGGTGTGGAGGCCAGGCCCGTCTTCGTGGACGACCACCTCTCGACCCTGTTGCTCCTTCAGGACGAGCCCCTGGCCCACGCGCTGGCCGCCCGGTGGCTTCGACCGTTGGCCGACCTGACCCCCCGCCAGAGCGAACGGTTGGAGGTGACGCTGCTCGCCTGGTTGGAGGGCGGCGGAGCCCCCGAGGCCGCCAAGGCGCTGAGTGTGCACCCGCAGACCGTGCGGTACCGCATGCGTCAGCTGGAGAAGCTCTTCGGAACCGGTCTGCGTGACCCCCGTACCCGCTTCGAGCTCGAGATGGCGCTGCGCAGCCGCCGGCTGATGGCCCAGGTCCGACGTCAGCACTCCCGGGTGGGCCGCAGGGCCGCCCGCGTCATCCAAGCCGACTTCACCCCCGTGGTCGTCGGACGAATGGCGCGCGTCAACGGCCTCTGA
- a CDS encoding MFS transporter → MRRNKDFTVFWLGQALSVLGGSVSMLALPLLVLHATGSLVQMGLVTVVSSATSIGAGVFAGYVVDRLDRRRLMIVCDLVRAVLFGAVPLVWWVAGPQIWLLYVLTALAAVLRTLFDVAYVTAIPHLVRTQDLTAANGRLMGTFALGSLLGPVVAGFLTAGVGADWALALDGATFLVSAASLVRVRFTARPAGDEPDKDKAGSGAGAGAGVFREMFVVGFRFLWSHPLLRPLTVGLTVLTFVTMGATDLLIYRVRHDLGRDAATLGYVIAVSGAGSVAAALSAGRLRRLLGFGTCWLASVAMIAVGVTVTGVSRSVPVIAALAAVFMFGITLGGICSMTLRQEVTPDHLLGRVTSAFWTVHNASGPVGAAVLTLLAARHGVPAVSLAGGALCLLVLGGALLTPLRGSRAGVGAPGPAAPDQEPAAGPSARA, encoded by the coding sequence CTGCGGCGGAACAAGGACTTCACCGTCTTCTGGCTCGGCCAGGCGCTGTCGGTGCTCGGCGGGTCCGTCTCGATGCTCGCGCTCCCCCTGCTCGTCCTCCACGCCACCGGGTCGCTCGTCCAGATGGGCCTGGTCACGGTCGTCTCCAGCGCCACCTCCATCGGCGCCGGAGTCTTCGCCGGCTACGTGGTGGACCGGCTGGACCGCCGCAGGCTCATGATCGTCTGTGATCTGGTGCGGGCCGTGCTGTTCGGCGCGGTACCGCTCGTCTGGTGGGTGGCCGGGCCGCAGATCTGGCTGCTGTACGTGCTGACCGCGCTCGCCGCCGTTCTGAGGACGCTGTTCGACGTCGCGTACGTGACCGCCATCCCCCATCTGGTGCGCACGCAGGACCTCACGGCCGCCAACGGACGGCTGATGGGCACCTTCGCCCTCGGGAGCCTGCTCGGGCCGGTGGTGGCCGGCTTCCTCACCGCCGGAGTGGGCGCCGACTGGGCACTGGCCCTGGACGGGGCGACCTTCCTGGTCTCCGCCGCGAGCCTGGTCCGGGTGAGGTTCACCGCGCGCCCGGCCGGCGACGAGCCGGACAAGGACAAGGCCGGGTCGGGGGCCGGCGCCGGGGCCGGGGTGTTCCGGGAGATGTTCGTGGTCGGCTTCCGCTTCCTGTGGAGCCATCCGCTGCTGCGCCCGCTCACCGTAGGGCTCACCGTGCTGACCTTCGTCACCATGGGCGCCACCGACCTGCTGATCTACCGGGTCCGGCACGACCTCGGCCGGGACGCGGCCACCCTCGGCTACGTGATCGCCGTCAGCGGGGCCGGTTCGGTCGCGGCGGCCCTGAGCGCGGGGCGACTGCGCCGGCTCCTCGGTTTCGGCACGTGCTGGCTCGCCTCCGTCGCGATGATCGCCGTCGGGGTGACGGTGACGGGCGTCAGCCGCAGCGTGCCGGTGATCGCCGCACTGGCCGCCGTCTTCATGTTCGGGATCACCCTGGGCGGGATCTGCAGCATGACCCTGCGCCAGGAGGTGACCCCGGACCACCTGCTCGGCCGGGTCACCTCCGCCTTCTGGACGGTCCACAACGCCTCGGGCCCGGTGGGTGCGGCCGTGCTCACGCTGCTGGCCGCCCGCCACGGGGTCCCCGCCGTCAGCCTGGCCGGCGGGGCGCTGTGCCTGCTGGTCCTCGGCGGCGCGCTGCTGACCCCGCTGCGCGGCAGCCGCGCGGGCGTGGGCGCGCCCGGACCCGCCGCCCCCGACCAGGAGCCGGCCGCGGGGCCGTCGGCGCGCGCGTGA